In Sphaeramia orbicularis chromosome 3, fSphaOr1.1, whole genome shotgun sequence, a genomic segment contains:
- the gpib gene encoding glucose-6-phosphate isomerase b, with product MGLTHDPNFHKLQDWYTAHALNLNMRHMFEADQERFNKFSLSLKTDDGDILLDYSKNLITEEVMKMLVDLAKSRDIEAARQKMFNGDKINFTEGRAVLHVALRNRSNTPIMVDGKDVMPEVNKVLEKMKGFCHRVRSGEWKGYTGKAITDVVNVGIGGSDLGPLMVTEALKPYSKGGPRVWFVSNIDGTHIAKTLAQLNAETTLFIIASKTFTTQETITNAESAKAWFLEHAKDKAAVAKHFVALSTNAPKVKDFGIDTENMFEFWDWVGGRFSLWSAIGMSIALHIGFDNFEKLLSGAHWMDNHFRTAPLDKNAPVLLALLGIWYINFFHAETHAMLPYDQYMHRFTAYFQQGDMESNGKYITNHGSRVNYHTGPIVWGEPGTNGQHAFYQLIHQGTRMVPADFLIPAQTQHPIRDSLHHKILLANFLAQTEALMRGKTTEEARKELEASGQSGEALEKILPHKVFQGNRPTNSIIFKKLTPYTLGALIAMYEHKIFIQGVMWEINSFDQWGVELGKQLAKKIESELKDTTEVHSHDSSTNGLMNFLKKNFA from the exons ATGGGACTCACACACGACCCCAACTTCCACAAGCTGCAGGACTGGTACACAGCCCACGCCTTGAACCTCAACATGAGGCATATGTTTGAGGCTGACCAGGAGAGATTCAACAAATTCAG TTTATCATTGAAGACAGACGATGGAGACATTCTTCTGGATTACTCCAAGAATCTCATCACAGAGGAAGTTATGAAGATGTTGGTTGATCTG GCTAAGTCAAGAGACATTGAGGCTGCCAGACAGAAGATGTTCAATGGAGACAAGATCAACTTCACTGAG GGCCGCGCTGTGCTCCATGTGGCTCTGAGGAATCGTTCCAACACTCCCATCATGGTTGATGGAAAGGATGTGATGCCAGAGGTCAACAAGGTTCTGGAGAAGATGAAGGGCTTCTGCCAT AGAGTTCGCAGCGGTGAGTGGAAGGGCTACACAGGAAAGGCCATCACAGATGTTGTCAATGTCGGCATCGGAGGCTCTGACCTT GGCCCCCTGATGGTGACGGAGGCTCTGAAGCCTTATTCAAAGGGTGGACCTCGTGTGTGGTTCGTGTCCAATATTGATGGAACACACATCGCCAAAACCCTGGCACAGCTCAACGCTGAGACAACCCTCTTCATTATCGCATCCAAG ACATTCACCACCCAAGAGACCATTACCAATGCTGAGTCAGCCAAAGCATGGTTCCTTGAACATGCCAAAGAT AAAGCTGCTGTTGCCAAGCACTTCGTTGCCTTGTCTACCAATGCT CCCAAAGTGAAGGACTTCGGCATCGACACAGAAAACATGTTTGAGTTCTGGGAT TGGGTTGGTGGTCGTTTCTCTTTGTGGTCTGCCATTGGAATGTCCATTGCTCTGCATATTG GCTTCGACAACTTTGAAAAACTTCTCTCAGGAGCTCACTGGATG GACAACCACTTCCGCACTGCTCCTCTAGATAAGAACGCTCCCGTCCTTCTGGCTCTGCTGGGTATCTGGTACATCAACTTCTTCCATGCTGAGACCCATGCTATGCTGCCTTATGACCAGTACATGCACCGTTTCACCGCCTACTTCCAGCAG GGTGACATGGAGTCAAATGGAAAGTACATCACTAACCATGGGTCCCGTGTAAACTACCACACTGGTCCAATAGTGTGGGGGGAACCTGGAACCAACGGACAGCACGCCTTCTATCAGCTCATCCATCAAG GAACACGTATGGTGCCTGCTGACTTCCTGATCCCAGCTCAGACACAACACCCCATCAGAGACAGCCTACACCACAAG atcttgTTGGCCAACTTCTTGGCCCAGACGGAGGCTCTGATGAGGGGCAAGACCACTGAGGAGGCCAGGAAGGAGCTGGAGGCCAGCGGCCAGAGCGGAGAAGCTCTGGAAAAGATCCTGCCACACAAA GTATTCCAAGGAAACAGGCCAACCAATTCAATTATCTTCAAGAAACTGACCCCATACACACTTGGAGCTCTTATCG CCATGTATGAGCACAAGATCTTCATCCAGGGTGTGATGTGGGAGATCAACAGTTTTGACCAGTGGGG AGTGGAACTGGGCAAACAGCTGGCAAAGAAGATCGAGTCTGAGCTCAAAGACACCACAGAGGTCCACTCCCACGACTCCTCCACCAATGGACTCATGAACTTCCTCAAGAAGAACTTTGCCTGA